In a genomic window of Vicia villosa cultivar HV-30 ecotype Madison, WI unplaced genomic scaffold, Vvil1.0 ctg.000073F_1_1, whole genome shotgun sequence:
- the LOC131623552 gene encoding DNA polymerase II subunit B4-like produces the protein MKDIVIRCLWYWNPKFAFSRGLWPLNDDKDVLRFMEDIRGYKLIDIYVEHKVEEVNIEDVRFNDATDEEVNVEDANGEDENVEEANGEDENVEEANGKDENVEEANGEDENVEEANGEDENVEGVNSEDSETDPDYNMSNEEYEGDEDDEDDEGSEDDELNLGHDIGVD, from the coding sequence ATGAAGGATATTGTAATACGTTGTTTGTGGTACTGGAATCCTAAGTTTGCTTTTTCTCGAGGACTTTGGCCTTTGAATGATGACAAAGATGTATTAAGGTTCATGGAAGATATTAGAGGATATAAATTGATTGACATTTATGTTGAACACAAAGTCGAAGAAGTTAATATTGAGGATGTTAGGTTTAATGATGCAACTGATGAAGAAGTAAATGTTGAAGATGCAAATGGTGAAGATGAAAATGTTGAAGAAGCAAATGGTGAAGATGAAAATGTTGAAGAAGCAAATGGTAAAGATGAAAATGTTGAAGAAGCAAATGGTGAAGATGAAAATGTTGAAGAAGCAAACGGTGAAGATGAAAATGTTGAAGGTGTCAATAGTGAAGATAGTGAAACAGATCCTGATTATAACATGAGTAATGAGGAGTACGAGGGTGATGAGGATGATGAGGATGATGAGGGAAGTGAGGATGATGAGTTGAACTTAGGTCATGATATTGGTGTTGATTAG
- the LOC131623527 gene encoding uncharacterized protein At1g01500-like, whose translation MENSYKVNGNGSAENGYSIARHTHSYQPSLKGSLPWLDIRVFYVRVCKCEFDNTTPEVLTLNHVPLNPDTLLEVNGVRSSIYSDGMSTLLKRDRVDRKSEEVTFVSTDSIRMSGSVKFEVFDKDNLLLFGALELCNSNGVVRESNSNGQSWSMKCESNIIPGTRFFKEKQLLLPETTLPTVEVYIAGSFSGTPIILTKTLHLSSQKRHSRKGVLKAIPENDANENGKDPSSALALQGPDYMLDKHEDEDYHSLYTRTAYADGEDGELSWFNAGVRVGVGIGLSVCLGIGIGVGIMVKTYQGATGQFRRRLL comes from the exons ATGGAGAATTCTTACAAGGTTAATGGAAATGGATCAGCAGAAAATGGATACTCTATTGCTAGGCACACTCACTCTTATCAACCCTCCTTAAAGGGTTCGTTACCGTGGTTGGATATTCGGGTGTTTTATGTAAGAGTTTGCAAGTGTGAGTTTGATAATACCACTCCTGAGGTACTTACACTTAACCATGTTCCTTTGAATCCTGATACGCTTCTTGAAGTTAATGGTGTTCGTAGTAGTATATACTCTGATGGGATGTCAACCCTTCTCAAAAGAGATAGAGTGGATCGGAAATCAGAAGAAGTTACATTTGTAAGCACGGATAGTATAAGGATGAGTGGTAGTGTGAAGTTTGAGGTGTTTGATAAAGATAACCTGCTTCTTTTTGGTGCTTTAGAATTATGTAACAGCAATGGCGTTGTTAGAGAATCGAATTCTAATGGACAAAGTTGGAGTATGAAGTGTGAGTCAAACATAATTCCTGGCACTAGGTTCTTTAAGGAGAAGCAATTGCTGTTGCCAGAAACAACTCTTCCAACAGTTGAGGTCTACATTGCGGGGTCGTTCTCTGGTACTCCAATCATCTTAACAAAGACATTGCATCTTAGTTCTCAAAAAAGACATTCAAGGAAAGGGGTGTTGAAAGCGATTCCAGAGAATGATgcaaatgaaaatggaaaagatCCTTCTTCTGCGCTTGCTTTGCAG GGCCCAGATTACATGCTCGACAAACACGAAGACGAGGATTATCACAGCCTTTACACAAGAACAGCATACGCTGACGGTGAAGATGGAGAACTTTCATGGTTTAACGCCGGTGTTAGGGTTGGCGTTGGTATTGGACTCAGTGTTTGTCTTGGAATCGGCATTGGAGTCGGCATAATGGTTAAAACATATCAAGGCGCCACCGGCCAATTCAGAAGACGGCTACTGTAA
- the LOC131623528 gene encoding BTB/POZ domain-containing protein At3g05675-like: MIPAAGVFRKRQRTTTTRHSSTAGIANSSFFDITQNHHRCSPTTTCDTASLLFNDASTADVVLRLFTDTISSPESSPSVDSKPISDLHVYLHSDIIRRSKYFSALLSDRWIGNVHPQSPSQEQTTNHELLRLNLGVPPSPGSIQNHLTVLELLYTNDFSNAVESVSTALDLLPVALELLFEDCVRWCVSYLEAVPWTEEEENGVVNLIPFLSEEESKELVARVSPVGENACEEMLQGLISSAMNNYGNTAFVKAFVGKILRDVSSRVTAKRVLEEAFRKSLKTVKQSLEDYSSPVFRGDHNETEAIQRLNLHKASTIGKHLLWLVERMIELRVADAAVREWSEQEAFTADLKRAFRDDALRNIVPGLPAVILRCTSKLAHAVCAGTILASTQVRRKLVEDWLPVLIICKDNVSPASNKSLYLELEETFLQIISTLPMSDAQELLQQCLSFSTRNVEDCPHLVTAFNTWFRRAAHPFKLDCPYDSSDT, from the exons ATGATACCCGCCGCCGGCGTTTTCAGAAAGAGGCAGCGCACCACTACCACCCGCCATTCCTCCACCGCCGGTATCGCCAACTCCTCATTCTTCGACATAACTCAAAACCACCACCGTTGCTCTCCAACCACCACATGTGACACCGCCTCCCTCTTATTCAACGATGCCTCCACCGCAGACGTCGTCCTCCGCCTCTTCACCGATACAATCTCCTCGCCGGAATCATCTCCCTCCGTCGACTCAAAGCCGATCTCCGATCTCCACGTTTACCTCCACTCGGACATCATTCGCCGGTCCAAATATTTCTCCGCCCTCCTATCCGACCGCTGGATCGGCAACGTCCACCCTCAATCTCCGTCGCAGGAGCAAACCACAAACCACGAACTCTTACGCTTAAACCTTGGAGTTCCACCTTCTCCTGGCTCGATCCAGAACCATCTCACCGTGCTGGAACTTCTCTACACGAACGATTTCTCAAACGCGGTGGAAAGCGTATCGACGGCTCTGGATCTCCTCCCTGTCGCGTTAGAATTGCTCTTCGAAGACTGCGTCCGGTGGTGTGTGAGTTATCTCGAAGCCGTGCCGTGGACGGAGGAAGAAGAAAACGGAGTGGTAAACCTAATTCCTTTCCTTAGCGAAGAAGAATCGAAAGAGCTTGTAGCTAGGGTTTCACCCGTAGGAGAAAACGCATGCGAGGAAATGCTGCAAGGTTTAATTTCATCGGCGATGAACAATTACGGAAACACAGCGTTCGTGAAAGCGTTCGTAGGGAAGATATTGAGGGACGTATCTTCACGAGTAACGGCGAAGAGAGTTTTGGAGGAAGCGTTTAGGAAAAGCTTGAAAACGGTGAAGCAATCGTTGGAGGATTATTCGAGTCCTGTTTTTAGAGGTGATCATAATGAAACGGAAGCTATTCAGAGGTTGAATCTTCATAAAGCTTCTACTATTGGGAAACATCTTCTATGGCTTGTGGAGAGGATGATTGAGCTTAGGGTAGCTGATGCGGCCGTGCGTGAATGGAGTGAACAAGAAGCCTTTACTGCTGATTTGAAGAGAGCGTTTCGTGATGATGCTTTGAGGAATATTGTGCCTGGTCTTCCTGCTGTTATTCTTCGTTGTACATCTAAGCTTGCTCATGCTGTTTGTGCTGGCACTATTTTGGCCTCTACTCAG GTGAGAAGGAAACTCGTAGAAGATTGGCTTCCTGTTTTGATTATATGCAAAGACAATGTTTCACCCGCCAGCAACAAATCGTTATATCTAGAACTGGAAGAAACTTTTTTGCAAATCATCTCCACATTGCCCATGTCAGATGCTCAAGAATTGTTGCAGCAGTGCCTCAGCTTTTCAACCCGAAATGTTGAAGACTGTCCTCACTTGGTAACAGCGTTCAACACCTGGTTCCGCCGTGCAGCCCATCCCTTCAAGTTAGATTGTCCGTACGATTCATCAGATACCTGA